In Devosia sp. 1566, a single genomic region encodes these proteins:
- a CDS encoding response regulator transcription factor, which translates to MTRRRIIIVDDHPLFRAALRQTLSGGDATVSVEEAGDLASLSAALDADRDCDLVLLDLNMPGVRGFSGLLLLRAQYPEIPVMIISAVEDAVVVRRAFELGAAGYLHKSVGPTEIRRAIETVLSGEVFVPEGVSLGVEDANSALMRRLATLTPQQVRVLMMLSDGLMNKQIAYELSISEATVKAHVSAILQKLDVDSRTQAVIAASRIEDGQFEALFATGAEKA; encoded by the coding sequence ATGACGCGCCGCCGCATCATCATCGTTGATGACCACCCGCTGTTTCGCGCCGCATTGCGGCAGACGCTGTCCGGGGGAGATGCCACGGTCAGCGTCGAGGAAGCGGGTGACCTTGCCAGCCTCAGCGCCGCGCTCGATGCCGATCGGGATTGCGACCTCGTGCTTCTTGACCTCAACATGCCCGGTGTTCGCGGTTTTTCCGGCCTGCTGCTCTTGCGGGCGCAATATCCCGAAATTCCCGTGATGATCATTTCCGCCGTGGAAGACGCGGTGGTCGTGCGCCGCGCCTTTGAGCTGGGGGCCGCGGGCTATCTGCACAAATCGGTAGGCCCCACGGAAATCCGCCGCGCCATCGAAACCGTGTTGTCGGGCGAAGTGTTCGTGCCGGAAGGGGTAAGCCTTGGAGTGGAGGACGCCAACTCCGCCCTGATGCGGCGCCTCGCGACCCTCACACCCCAGCAGGTGCGCGTGTTGATGATGCTCAGCGACGGGCTGATGAACAAGCAGATCGCCTATGAACTCTCCATTTCCGAAGCCACGGTGAAGGCCCACGTTTCGGCCATCCTGCAAAAGCTGGACGTGGACAGCCGCACCCAGGCGGTGATCGCCGCTTCGCGGATCGAGGACGGCCAGTTCGAAGCCTTGTTCGCCACCGGCGCAGAAAAGGCCTAA
- a CDS encoding ligase-associated DNA damage response DEXH box helicase produces MTELLPQLPPVITDWFASKGWAPRAHQLAVLESWNASASALLIAPTGAGKTLAGFLPTLADLIAEPRPGLHTLYISPLKALAVDVARNLETPIAEMGLPIRVETRTGDTPASRRARQRTNPPQILLTTPEQIALLLSHPQAELLFGSVRRIVLDELHALVTSKRGELLSLAIARLARMAPDMRITALSATVARPDLLRDWIAQPLPEAPTHLLTAGGGAPPELAILQTEERLPWAGHSAAYAHRELYETIKQHRTTLLFVNTRSQAEALFQGLWAQNEDLLPIALHHGSLSVEQRRKVEAAMSAGVLKAVVCTSTLDLGIDWGDVDLVVQVGAPKGSSRMLQRIGRANHRLDDPSKALLVPSNRFEVLECEAAVEAVSENHQDSEDPTSGAYDVLAQHILGMACAEPFHPDELFAEICRAWPYRDLARSQFDRILDFVATGGYALRAYERYARLKLMPDGRWRIAHPQVAQQYRLNIGTIVEEPMVKVRLVRGRGFKRGATTGPIGYGGRVLGEMEEYFFGTLLLGDTFMFGGEIVAFEGMKDNEAYVSRAQSTDPKIPSYMGGRFPLSTYLADRVRRLLDDPHEWSKLPDQVSDWLRLQEEVSVLPRSDSLLVETFARGSQNFMVCYPFEGRLAHQTLGMLLTRRLERARARPLGFVASEYALAIWGLGDLSALIRTDRLSLDELFAEDMLGEDLEDWLDESALMKRTFRNCAIIAGLIERRHPGKEKTGRQLTMSSDLIYDVLYQHEPDHILIQATRRDAARGLLDIERLGQMLRRIRQHIVHKPLHRVSPLAVPILLDIGREPIYGEGRESAMADAADELMREAMSGPEGQQRSGEAV; encoded by the coding sequence GTGACCGAACTCCTCCCGCAACTGCCCCCTGTGATCACCGATTGGTTCGCCAGCAAAGGATGGGCGCCGCGCGCCCATCAGCTGGCGGTGCTGGAGAGCTGGAATGCCAGTGCCTCGGCGCTGCTGATTGCGCCGACCGGGGCCGGCAAGACGCTGGCCGGTTTTCTCCCCACGCTTGCCGACCTGATTGCCGAGCCTCGCCCGGGCTTGCACACGCTCTATATTTCCCCGCTCAAGGCCCTCGCGGTGGACGTCGCTCGCAATCTGGAAACCCCGATTGCGGAAATGGGCCTGCCGATCAGGGTTGAGACCCGGACCGGCGACACGCCCGCGTCGCGCCGCGCCCGCCAGCGCACCAATCCGCCCCAAATCCTGCTCACCACCCCCGAACAGATCGCCCTGCTGCTCAGCCACCCTCAGGCCGAGCTGCTGTTTGGCTCGGTGCGTCGTATCGTGCTCGATGAGCTCCATGCCCTGGTCACCTCCAAGCGCGGCGAATTGCTGTCGCTGGCCATTGCCCGGCTGGCGCGGATGGCGCCCGATATGCGCATCACTGCGCTCAGCGCCACGGTCGCGCGACCCGATCTCCTGCGCGACTGGATCGCCCAGCCACTCCCAGAAGCGCCTACGCATCTGCTGACGGCTGGCGGTGGCGCCCCGCCCGAGCTGGCGATCCTTCAGACCGAAGAACGGCTGCCTTGGGCAGGGCACTCAGCGGCCTATGCCCATCGTGAACTCTACGAGACCATCAAACAGCACCGCACTACGCTCCTTTTCGTCAATACCCGCTCCCAGGCCGAGGCCTTATTCCAAGGCCTCTGGGCGCAGAACGAGGACCTGCTGCCCATCGCCCTCCACCACGGCTCGCTTTCGGTCGAGCAGCGCCGCAAGGTGGAAGCGGCTATGTCTGCAGGTGTCCTTAAGGCCGTGGTCTGCACCTCGACGCTTGATCTCGGCATCGACTGGGGCGATGTGGATCTCGTCGTGCAGGTTGGCGCGCCCAAAGGCTCGTCGCGCATGCTCCAGCGCATCGGCCGCGCCAATCACCGGCTCGATGACCCGTCCAAGGCTCTGCTGGTCCCCTCCAACCGCTTTGAAGTGCTGGAATGCGAAGCGGCGGTGGAAGCTGTCTCGGAGAACCATCAGGATAGTGAGGACCCGACCTCGGGCGCCTATGATGTTCTCGCCCAGCACATCCTGGGCATGGCCTGTGCCGAGCCCTTCCACCCCGATGAGCTCTTTGCCGAGATTTGTCGCGCTTGGCCTTATCGCGATCTGGCGCGCTCTCAGTTCGATCGCATTCTCGACTTTGTCGCCACCGGTGGCTATGCGCTGCGCGCCTATGAGCGCTATGCCCGGTTGAAGCTCATGCCCGACGGGCGCTGGCGCATCGCCCATCCCCAGGTCGCCCAGCAATATCGGCTCAATATCGGCACCATTGTTGAAGAGCCCATGGTCAAGGTGCGCCTCGTTCGGGGCCGCGGCTTCAAGCGCGGCGCCACAACTGGCCCAATCGGCTATGGTGGCCGCGTGCTGGGGGAAATGGAGGAATACTTTTTTGGCACCCTGCTGCTGGGAGACACCTTCATGTTCGGCGGTGAAATCGTCGCCTTCGAGGGCATGAAGGACAACGAGGCCTATGTGAGCCGGGCCCAGTCCACCGATCCCAAGATCCCCTCCTATATGGGCGGCCGCTTTCCCCTCTCTACCTACCTCGCCGATCGGGTGCGCCGCTTGCTCGATGATCCCCATGAATGGTCCAAGCTCCCCGATCAGGTCAGCGACTGGCTGCGCCTGCAGGAGGAAGTCTCGGTGCTGCCCCGCTCGGATAGTCTCTTGGTTGAAACCTTCGCGCGCGGCAGCCAGAACTTCATGGTCTGCTACCCCTTTGAAGGCCGGCTCGCCCACCAGACCTTGGGCATGCTGCTGACGCGCCGGCTGGAACGCGCCCGTGCGCGACCGCTTGGTTTTGTCGCCTCCGAATATGCGCTGGCGATCTGGGGTCTCGGTGATCTCTCCGCGCTGATCCGCACCGATCGACTTTCGCTCGACGAACTCTTTGCCGAAGACATGCTGGGCGAAGACCTCGAGGATTGGCTCGATGAATCCGCTTTGATGAAGCGCACCTTCCGCAACTGCGCCATCATTGCCGGGCTGATCGAACGCCGCCATCCCGGCAAGGAGAAAACGGGGCGGCAGCTCACCATGTCCTCCGATCTCATCTATGACGTGCTTTACCAGCACGAGCCAGACCACATCCTGATCCAAGCCACCCGCCGCGATGCCGCCCGCGGCCTGCTCGATATCGAGCGCCTTGGTCAGATGCTGCGCCGCATCCGCCAGCACATCGTCCACAAGCCGCTCCATCGCGTTTCCCCGCTGGCCGTTCCAATTCTCCTCGATATCGGCCGTGAGCCGATTTATGGGGAAGGGCGCGAATCAGCTATGGCAGATGCCGCCGATGAGTTGATGCGCGAGGCCATGAGTGGCCCCGAAGGACAACAGCGCTCCGGCGAAGCAGTTTAA
- the pdeM gene encoding ligase-associated DNA damage response endonuclease PdeM, with amino-acid sequence MSQVLSTAEITETPVLRFAGNLFEPLPSGALYWHAQRTLLVADLHLEKLSSYARHGQMLPPYDTGVTLAKLERDLRRTGATRLIALGDSFHRDEGSRTLNDGDRARLDGMTDMAEWLWLSGNHDPAPHALGGRCLPHLDLAGLHLTHEPRRDRPGLIAGHLHPGAHLHMAGRTTRRPCFVHDNRLLILPAYGAATGSLNILSPAFVGLFHWPALEVTMLGKDRLYPVSPRRLVRG; translated from the coding sequence TTGAGCCAAGTCTTATCTACAGCCGAGATCACGGAGACCCCGGTCTTGCGCTTTGCCGGAAACTTGTTTGAGCCGCTGCCGTCAGGCGCCCTTTATTGGCACGCCCAAAGGACGCTTTTGGTCGCTGACCTGCATCTGGAAAAACTCAGCTCCTATGCCCGCCATGGCCAGATGCTGCCGCCCTATGACACGGGGGTCACGCTCGCCAAGTTGGAACGGGACCTGCGCCGCACGGGCGCGACCCGCCTTATTGCCCTGGGCGACAGCTTCCACCGCGACGAAGGCTCGCGCACCCTCAACGACGGCGATCGTGCTCGGCTCGATGGCATGACCGACATGGCCGAATGGCTCTGGCTTTCCGGCAACCACGATCCCGCGCCCCACGCTCTGGGCGGGCGCTGCCTGCCCCATCTCGATCTGGCGGGCCTGCACCTGACGCACGAGCCACGTCGCGACCGGCCCGGCCTCATTGCCGGCCATCTCCACCCGGGCGCGCATCTGCACATGGCCGGCCGGACCACGCGTCGCCCGTGCTTTGTGCACGACAACCGGCTGCTGATCCTGCCCGCCTATGGCGCAGCTACGGGGTCGCTCAATATCCTCTCGCCCGCCTTTGTCGGCCTCTTCCATTGGCCAGCGCTCGAAGTCACCATGCTGGGCAAGGACCGGCTGTATCCGGTCAGTCCCAGGCGCTTGGTGCGCGGCTAA
- a CDS encoding DUF6460 domain-containing protein — translation MQTAYMVTRRHRSEVGGMIEDRDELVDHRSWLERFMGGRPGGVILRLILLSLVAGFFMSVFGVDATEIFRGAVELVRETLRDSAGVARTTLNYVLTGAALVIPIWLLLRLTGKRR, via the coding sequence ATGCAAACAGCCTATATGGTGACGAGGCGGCACAGAAGCGAGGTTGGCGGCATGATCGAGGATCGCGATGAATTGGTTGATCACCGCTCCTGGCTGGAGCGCTTCATGGGCGGCCGTCCCGGTGGCGTGATCCTGCGGTTGATCCTGTTATCGCTGGTGGCAGGCTTTTTCATGTCGGTATTCGGGGTTGATGCCACCGAGATCTTCCGGGGTGCCGTTGAACTGGTCCGCGAAACGCTGCGCGACAGTGCCGGGGTGGCGCGGACCACGCTCAATTATGTGCTGACGGGCGCAGCACTGGTGATCCCAATCTGGCTGCTGCTGCGCTTGACGGGCAAGCGCCGATGA
- a CDS encoding sulfite exporter TauE/SafE family protein: MQVYLPIAELSMNLFFLVGIGGAVGFLSGMFGVGGGFLLTPLLIFSGVPAPVAVASVTGQVVAASTSGALSHYRRGGIDLHLAMYLILSSVLGAFAGVAMFSFLSAAGQLDLVISLGFLVLLGSIGIMMLIESSRAILRRRSGVVVRERQANQHNWMHGLPWRVRFKKSRLYISVLPVLVIGLFIGFVGSLLGIGGGFIMVPALVYLLRVPGNVVIGTSSLQVVAMMSVTTVLHAVQSQSVDILLAFCLMVGGVVGAQFGASAGKQLRGEQLRGLLALLVLAVAIRFGLSLVLTPADPFSMAVIGSLQ, translated from the coding sequence TTGCAGGTTTATCTGCCGATCGCCGAACTTTCCATGAACCTCTTCTTTCTCGTGGGGATCGGAGGGGCGGTCGGCTTTCTGTCGGGCATGTTCGGCGTGGGCGGCGGATTTCTCCTCACCCCGCTCCTCATCTTTTCGGGCGTGCCGGCGCCTGTTGCCGTAGCCTCGGTAACCGGCCAGGTGGTGGCCGCGTCCACCTCGGGAGCCCTCAGTCATTATCGACGGGGCGGGATCGATTTGCATCTGGCGATGTATCTCATCTTGTCGAGCGTGCTCGGCGCCTTTGCGGGCGTGGCGATGTTCTCGTTCTTGAGCGCGGCGGGGCAGCTGGACCTCGTGATCTCGCTGGGCTTTCTGGTGCTGCTTGGCTCGATCGGGATCATGATGCTGATCGAATCGAGCCGGGCCATCCTGCGGCGGCGGTCGGGCGTGGTGGTGCGGGAGCGGCAGGCCAACCAACATAATTGGATGCACGGCCTGCCCTGGCGCGTGCGGTTCAAGAAGTCGCGCCTTTATATCAGCGTGCTGCCGGTGCTGGTGATCGGACTGTTTATCGGCTTTGTCGGCTCGCTGCTCGGTATTGGCGGCGGCTTTATCATGGTTCCGGCGCTGGTTTATCTGCTGCGGGTGCCGGGCAATGTGGTGATCGGCACCTCCTCGTTGCAGGTGGTGGCGATGATGTCGGTGACGACGGTGCTGCATGCCGTGCAGAGCCAGAGCGTCGATATTCTCCTCGCCTTCTGCCTGATGGTGGGGGGCGTGGTGGGGGCACAGTTCGGCGCTTCGGCCGGCAAGCAGTTGCGGGGCGAACAGCTGCGCGGACTGCTGGCGCTCTTGGTGCTTGCTGTCGCAATCCGCTTTGGCCTGTCGTTGGTGCTGACCCCGGCCGATCCGTTCAGCATGGCCGTGATTGGGTCACTGCAATGA
- a CDS encoding TIGR02186 family protein, giving the protein MIRLVLWLVAALLLAIPAQGARLVSQLSSDTVDITSSFSGERMTFFGTIAPDVGSSQLTVPGPFHVVVVVVGPTQNRVARQKTHNLGIWLNTDQVVFPNFPSYFHVLSSGRLRDITNLTTLTAEKILPEAYTLTPNDAGWWKTAVFGRELVRLMTEQGLFGVDENAINFPTENFYSARLTLPSNAPPGPYLALTYVFQNGEVIARKSEGFAVRKIGFERFLAITSKQYPLAYGLICVVLALFTGWAGGVIFRR; this is encoded by the coding sequence ATGATCCGGCTGGTGCTCTGGCTCGTCGCCGCTTTGCTTCTCGCCATACCGGCGCAGGGCGCGCGGCTGGTGTCCCAGCTCTCCAGCGATACGGTGGATATCACCTCGAGCTTTTCGGGCGAGCGGATGACGTTTTTTGGCACCATCGCGCCTGATGTGGGCTCGAGCCAGTTGACGGTGCCTGGGCCGTTCCATGTGGTGGTGGTGGTGGTCGGGCCGACCCAGAACCGGGTGGCGCGGCAGAAAACGCATAATCTGGGGATCTGGCTCAACACCGACCAGGTGGTGTTTCCCAACTTCCCCAGCTACTTCCATGTGCTTTCGAGCGGGCGGCTGCGCGACATCACCAATCTGACGACGCTGACGGCCGAAAAGATCCTACCCGAAGCCTATACGCTCACGCCCAATGATGCGGGCTGGTGGAAAACCGCGGTGTTCGGGCGCGAACTGGTGCGCCTGATGACCGAGCAGGGCTTGTTTGGGGTGGATGAGAACGCCATCAACTTTCCGACCGAGAACTTCTATTCCGCGCGGCTGACCCTGCCCAGCAATGCGCCGCCCGGACCTTACCTGGCGCTCACTTATGTGTTCCAGAATGGCGAGGTGATCGCACGCAAATCCGAGGGCTTTGCCGTGCGCAAGATCGGGTTCGAGCGATTTCTGGCGATCACCTCCAAGCAGTATCCGTTGGCTTACGGGCTGATCTGCGTCGTGCTGGCTCTGTTCACCGGCTGGGCGGGTGGGGTGATCTTCCGGCGCTAG
- a CDS encoding peptidoglycan-binding protein — translation MARASSKSVPAETASPSKPGEWQALRGELVALLDQVEGRYVQAEQANPALDGLAERVRSLRGQVEVPQPAIRRSEALKTVKRAVDRFTDREDDQAAEATDALTLAIAEIRGRQMSAPAAALRRQANDMPEFRELSGLVGGLSNRLARLEGELKAQRDGHGNVREVASQVEQLTHVVELLAGAVGETGQVKRLEAQIGSLARLIGEAPQVDLSAINTRLDDVSATVGKLAQLQAEQMEREIVREDRRAQQPRPAGVEALAPTMDAIENSVRNVYDRIDAIEKNVALGSGDFERLTAEMAAFTKAIKEREAQPGKLVAKVDALAARIGAFDARNDDIDGLKDDISTLRQAVIAGMEPRFSRIESQLEVLTDLAANPAPVPDNSQVENQLKLLMERMDETGAQLNSLASLYSAKEADAPDLEALANLVAERTSDAVTRKAPAPVAMFGPESLKSIEDRIGGLIKRAGREPDIEALANLVAEKTSQAVAGVAPTAAPGLSEENLSALEGRMTALFNTAGKDTAERLARLEATLREREAAQTDATATPAREASKPTKAAAEMAGLEAMLTALAQSKGDSMPANPADEAPLLDPGFKDFGPITRPVGRPPQPGATAAMADARPSFDPSTVEPPPRPQSSFGSDTVDPFEAPPAPQPAAPSVQATPSQSSTSTFVAAARRAQRAKVEQPTGIAAGGSLIGRALARVRPAATDETALAPDTKAAPDEVAVAEKPIKREKPKKERKTRLAADPAPEPVLDLDADGSEAEPARQSFLLRHRRPILLAATLAAVSMLALNLVMQRMEEAAPPAAAAVVQSTSEEPVAEPAVPPTGEPAPAEDGIDVSTGPRVIDMIDDTATGSINPAATTSFSKSSDAAALPEALTEDAVAAAMAYLPLDPAAGEPAGLVTGSTPDTSAPVQSFGLPPEAIGPIELRQAAADGDAKAQFEVAAIYTEGQAIAQDYAEAAIWYERSAAQGFGPAQYRLGNLYEAGNGVDKDLEVAKLWYQRGAEAGNRMAMHNLAALYAGGQMGEQQFELAAEWFEKAAMLGMTDSQFNLGMLFARGLGVEQNLEQSFKWFSLAARSGDADATKARDDVAKSLTAEAVQTVGDEIAAWRAQPIDLAANYAPIGTWLANFEAGETITKTDVVAKVQQALAKLGFDVGTPDGMAGPKTAEAIKAFERGTGMSESGAINPRLLAVLGSQPA, via the coding sequence ATGGCCCGCGCCTCTTCCAAATCCGTACCGGCCGAGACAGCATCGCCATCCAAACCGGGCGAGTGGCAGGCGCTGCGCGGAGAACTGGTGGCCCTGCTCGATCAGGTGGAAGGCCGCTATGTGCAAGCAGAGCAGGCCAATCCCGCCCTCGACGGATTGGCCGAGCGCGTACGGAGCCTGCGTGGCCAGGTGGAAGTACCTCAGCCGGCGATCCGCCGCAGCGAGGCGCTCAAGACCGTCAAGCGGGCTGTTGATCGCTTCACCGATCGTGAGGACGACCAGGCCGCCGAGGCTACCGATGCGCTGACGCTGGCTATCGCCGAGATTCGCGGCCGGCAGATGTCGGCGCCCGCAGCAGCCCTGCGCCGACAAGCCAATGACATGCCTGAATTCCGCGAACTGAGCGGGCTGGTGGGCGGTCTATCAAACCGGCTGGCGCGGCTGGAAGGCGAACTCAAAGCGCAGCGCGATGGCCATGGCAATGTGCGCGAAGTTGCCAGCCAGGTCGAACAACTCACCCATGTAGTGGAACTGCTGGCTGGCGCCGTCGGGGAAACCGGGCAGGTCAAGCGGCTCGAAGCCCAGATCGGGAGCCTGGCGCGCCTGATCGGGGAAGCGCCCCAGGTTGATCTTTCCGCTATCAACACCAGGCTCGACGATGTGTCGGCGACGGTGGGCAAGCTTGCCCAGTTGCAGGCCGAGCAGATGGAGCGGGAAATTGTGCGCGAGGATCGACGCGCGCAGCAACCCCGTCCCGCCGGCGTCGAAGCGCTGGCGCCCACGATGGACGCGATCGAAAACAGCGTCCGCAATGTTTATGACCGCATCGACGCGATCGAAAAGAACGTGGCGCTGGGATCGGGCGATTTTGAACGGCTGACCGCCGAAATGGCCGCCTTCACCAAGGCAATCAAGGAGCGGGAAGCCCAGCCCGGCAAGCTCGTCGCCAAGGTTGATGCCCTTGCGGCCCGGATTGGGGCGTTTGATGCGCGCAACGACGATATCGATGGGCTCAAGGATGATATCTCGACGCTGCGTCAGGCGGTGATTGCCGGCATGGAGCCACGGTTCTCGCGCATCGAGAGCCAGCTCGAAGTGCTGACGGACCTTGCTGCGAACCCCGCCCCGGTACCCGACAATTCGCAGGTCGAGAACCAGCTCAAGCTGTTGATGGAGCGCATGGACGAGACCGGCGCCCAGCTCAATAGCCTGGCGAGCCTTTACTCGGCCAAGGAAGCCGATGCGCCCGATCTGGAGGCGCTGGCGAACCTGGTTGCTGAGCGCACCAGCGATGCCGTGACCCGCAAGGCTCCGGCACCTGTGGCCATGTTCGGCCCTGAAAGCCTCAAGAGCATTGAGGACCGTATTGGGGGCCTGATCAAGCGGGCTGGACGCGAACCCGATATCGAAGCCCTCGCCAATCTGGTCGCAGAAAAGACCTCGCAGGCTGTGGCCGGCGTTGCCCCAACAGCCGCCCCGGGCCTGAGCGAGGAGAATCTTTCGGCCCTTGAAGGGCGCATGACGGCCTTGTTCAACACCGCCGGCAAGGACACGGCCGAACGCTTGGCGCGGCTTGAAGCCACGTTGCGGGAGCGGGAAGCGGCCCAGACCGACGCCACGGCCACTCCGGCGCGAGAAGCCAGCAAGCCCACCAAGGCTGCCGCCGAGATGGCGGGCCTTGAAGCCATGCTGACCGCACTTGCCCAATCCAAGGGCGACTCCATGCCGGCAAACCCGGCCGATGAAGCGCCACTGCTTGATCCGGGCTTCAAGGATTTCGGCCCGATCACCCGGCCAGTCGGCCGCCCGCCCCAGCCTGGCGCCACGGCGGCAATGGCTGATGCACGCCCCAGCTTTGACCCAAGCACGGTGGAGCCGCCACCGCGGCCCCAGTCGAGCTTTGGCAGCGACACGGTGGATCCGTTTGAAGCGCCTCCGGCGCCCCAACCGGCAGCCCCGTCGGTGCAGGCGACCCCCAGCCAGAGCAGCACCAGCACGTTTGTGGCGGCCGCTCGCCGCGCCCAGCGGGCCAAGGTGGAACAGCCCACCGGCATTGCTGCTGGCGGCTCGCTGATTGGCCGGGCACTTGCCCGCGTCCGGCCCGCTGCTACCGATGAGACAGCACTTGCGCCCGACACCAAAGCTGCACCCGATGAGGTTGCGGTAGCCGAAAAGCCAATCAAGCGCGAAAAGCCCAAGAAGGAGCGCAAGACGCGCCTTGCAGCGGATCCCGCGCCAGAGCCCGTGCTTGATCTTGATGCGGACGGTTCCGAAGCCGAGCCGGCGCGGCAAAGCTTCCTGCTGCGTCATCGCCGCCCCATTCTACTGGCCGCCACGCTTGCAGCCGTATCGATGCTGGCGCTCAACCTGGTGATGCAGCGCATGGAAGAGGCAGCGCCGCCTGCCGCCGCGGCCGTGGTGCAAAGCACTTCGGAAGAGCCCGTGGCCGAGCCTGCAGTTCCACCTACGGGCGAGCCTGCGCCCGCAGAGGACGGGATCGACGTTTCCACCGGTCCGCGCGTGATCGACATGATCGACGATACCGCCACGGGCTCCATCAACCCCGCGGCCACGACCAGCTTCAGCAAGTCGAGCGACGCTGCCGCCCTGCCCGAGGCCCTGACCGAAGACGCCGTTGCGGCGGCCATGGCTTACCTGCCGCTTGATCCTGCCGCAGGCGAGCCGGCCGGGCTGGTGACGGGAAGCACTCCCGATACCAGCGCGCCGGTGCAGAGCTTTGGCTTGCCACCCGAGGCGATCGGTCCGATCGAGTTGCGCCAGGCGGCTGCCGATGGCGATGCCAAGGCCCAGTTCGAAGTGGCTGCGATCTATACCGAAGGCCAGGCAATCGCCCAGGACTATGCCGAAGCCGCCATCTGGTATGAGCGCTCGGCAGCTCAGGGTTTTGGCCCGGCGCAGTATCGGCTGGGCAATCTTTATGAGGCCGGCAACGGCGTCGACAAGGACCTCGAAGTCGCCAAGCTCTGGTATCAGCGCGGCGCCGAGGCCGGCAATCGCATGGCCATGCACAATCTGGCGGCGCTTTATGCTGGCGGGCAAATGGGCGAGCAGCAGTTCGAGCTAGCCGCCGAATGGTTCGAAAAAGCGGCAATGCTGGGAATGACCGACAGCCAGTTCAACCTCGGCATGCTTTTTGCCCGTGGCCTGGGCGTCGAGCAGAATCTCGAGCAGTCGTTCAAGTGGTTCTCGCTGGCGGCGCGCAGTGGCGATGCGGATGCGACCAAAGCGCGCGATGACGTGGCCAAGTCTTTGACGGCCGAGGCCGTCCAGACCGTGGGTGACGAGATTGCGGCCTGGCGGGCCCAGCCCATCGATCTGGCGGCGAACTATGCTCCGATCGGGACCTGGCTGGCCAACTTCGAAGCGGGCGAAACCATCACCAAGACCGATGTTGTGGCCAAGGTGCAGCAGGCCCTCGCGAAACTCGGCTTTGATGTGGGCACACCCGACGGGATGGCTGGCCCCAAGACAGCCGAAGCAATCAAGGCCTTCGAGCGGGGCACGGGCATGAGCGAGAGCGGCGCCATCAATCCGCGGCTGCTCGCGGTGCTGGGCAGCCAGCCGGCCTGA